In a single window of the Niabella ginsenosidivorans genome:
- a CDS encoding exodeoxyribonuclease III, producing MRIISYNVNGIRAALKKGFTDWLKTDPADIICLQEIKAEKENIDVREFEDLGYSTYWFSAQKKGYSGVAVLTRVRPDNIVYGTGHKVSDEEGRVIQLDFKELRLINAYFPSGTSGVLRQSFKYSWLDELYTYLQELKKKHPALVLCGDYNIAHEAIDIHDPKGNKNSSGFLPEEREWMTRFLKNGFNDTFRMLHPDETGRYSWWSQRFPSVRLNNKGWRIDYITVTDALKHQVADAEIFPDVKHSDHCPVYLKLKSS from the coding sequence ATGCGTATTATAAGCTATAATGTGAATGGTATCCGGGCTGCCCTTAAAAAGGGGTTTACGGACTGGTTAAAAACAGATCCTGCAGATATTATCTGTCTGCAGGAAATAAAAGCGGAGAAAGAAAATATCGACGTCAGGGAATTTGAAGATCTGGGATACAGCACTTATTGGTTCTCTGCGCAAAAAAAAGGATATAGTGGTGTTGCTGTGCTTACCAGGGTACGTCCGGATAATATTGTTTACGGCACCGGACATAAGGTGAGTGATGAGGAGGGGAGAGTAATACAACTTGATTTTAAGGAACTCCGGCTGATCAATGCCTACTTCCCCAGCGGAACCAGCGGGGTACTGCGTCAAAGCTTTAAATATAGCTGGCTGGATGAGCTGTATACCTACCTGCAGGAGCTGAAAAAGAAACATCCTGCTCTTGTTCTTTGCGGTGATTATAACATTGCTCATGAGGCGATTGACATCCATGATCCTAAAGGCAATAAGAACTCATCAGGGTTCCTGCCGGAAGAAAGGGAATGGATGACCCGGTTTTTAAAGAATGGCTTTAACGATACTTTTAGAATGCTGCATCCTGATGAAACAGGACGGTATAGCTGGTGGAGCCAGCGTTTTCCTTCTGTACGCTTAAACAATAAGGGCTGGCGTATTGATTATATTACCGTAACGGATGCATTAAAGCACCAGGTAGCCGATGCGGAGATCTTTCCGGATGTAAAACACAGCGATCATTGCCCTGTATATCTAAAATTAAAAAGCTCATGA
- a CDS encoding DUF4286 family protein produces the protein MKPAFIWNVTTKVAPEIHKNWLAWLKEVHIPAYLATGCFYDALVLKLLGQEEEDGFTYAVQFYARSVTDYKVFAEQHYPALHMNMMATWGADCYGFESALEVVN, from the coding sequence ATGAAACCCGCTTTTATATGGAATGTTACTACCAAAGTGGCACCAGAAATTCACAAAAACTGGCTTGCATGGTTAAAGGAGGTGCACATTCCCGCCTATCTGGCCACAGGATGCTTTTATGATGCGCTTGTTTTAAAACTTTTAGGACAGGAAGAGGAGGACGGGTTTACATACGCCGTGCAGTTTTACGCCCGTTCTGTTACTGACTATAAGGTATTTGCCGAGCAGCATTATCCTGCATTACATATGAATATGATGGCAACCTGGGGCGCAGACTGTTATGGTTTTGAGTCTGCCCTGGAGGTTGTGAATTGA
- a CDS encoding HU family DNA-binding protein — protein MNKAELIDKISADADITKTQANAALDSFVDAVTRTLKKGDKVTLVGFGTFSVTKRAARNGRNPQTGAVIKIKAKKVARFKAGKELASKI, from the coding sequence ATGAACAAGGCAGAACTGATCGACAAGATATCCGCTGATGCTGATATCACTAAAACACAGGCTAATGCAGCTTTAGATTCTTTTGTAGATGCTGTAACCAGAACTTTAAAAAAAGGGGATAAAGTTACTTTAGTTGGTTTTGGCACTTTTTCTGTAACAAAGAGAGCTGCCCGTAACGGCCGTAATCCTCAAACAGGCGCTGTAATAAAAATTAAAGCTAAAAAAGTTGCCCGCTTTAAAGCTGGTAAAGAGCTTGCTTCTAAAATCTAA
- a CDS encoding 30S ribosomal protein THX has protein sequence MGRGDKKTAKGKRFKGSFGKSRPAKPKKAAPAKKKAEA, from the coding sequence ATGGGAAGAGGCGATAAAAAAACAGCAAAAGGAAAACGTTTTAAAGGCTCATTTGGTAAAAGCCGCCCGGCTAAGCCCAAAAAAGCCGCTCCTGCAAAGAAAAAAGCAGAAGCATAG
- a CDS encoding PepSY-associated TM helix domain-containing protein produces the protein MKKPGFIKKWASRLHLWLGMTVGLLVFIISITGALYVFKDEVQDLLRKDAIFHHEQDIRNKTPLPVHMLKAAVQAQCKEKYNVQWVDIPIDKKRSYQFVYYKTNPEGWNYFRELVIYKTAYVNPFTGRVIAVFDEKNGFFNIVKFIHWSFLLHSSWGKYLTGIPVLIFLVMLITGIILWWPKNKKARKQRLWFRWKNVKAWRRKNYDLHNISGFYALSFAFIIALTGLFYAFPFVGSAVYFAFSGGKTSLPDFSGIVTTAPDSVRNTTTADKICAQVEALYPTAFSYSLVLDNEQKERTGFTVYVRQLSYSYHIMHQLIFDANSGRLLRNYNYREKNLGEKAIDANYDVHVGAILGLPTKILAFIVSSICASLPVTGFLIWYGRRRKKHPRATVSKAT, from the coding sequence ATGAAAAAACCCGGGTTTATAAAAAAATGGGCTTCCCGGCTGCACTTATGGCTGGGGATGACCGTTGGACTGCTGGTGTTCATCATATCCATAACAGGAGCCCTTTATGTTTTTAAAGACGAGGTACAGGACCTGCTGCGCAAAGACGCCATTTTTCACCACGAGCAGGATATCCGGAACAAGACCCCGCTGCCTGTCCATATGCTAAAAGCAGCGGTTCAGGCACAATGCAAAGAAAAATACAATGTACAATGGGTAGATATTCCCATTGATAAAAAGCGTTCCTATCAGTTTGTCTATTATAAAACCAACCCCGAAGGGTGGAACTATTTCCGGGAACTGGTCATTTATAAAACCGCCTATGTAAACCCTTTTACGGGGAGGGTGATTGCGGTATTTGATGAGAAGAACGGCTTTTTCAACATTGTAAAATTCATCCACTGGAGCTTCCTGTTACACAGCAGCTGGGGAAAATATCTGACCGGTATCCCGGTTCTGATATTCCTGGTAATGCTGATCACCGGTATTATCCTCTGGTGGCCTAAAAATAAAAAAGCAAGGAAACAACGGCTTTGGTTCCGGTGGAAGAACGTAAAAGCGTGGCGCAGGAAAAATTATGACCTGCACAACATTTCTGGTTTTTATGCCCTGTCTTTTGCATTCATTATTGCACTGACCGGTTTATTCTATGCATTTCCGTTTGTTGGCAGCGCCGTTTATTTTGCTTTTTCCGGGGGTAAAACCAGCCTGCCCGACTTTTCAGGCATTGTAACAACTGCTCCTGACAGTGTCCGGAATACCACCACGGCAGATAAGATCTGCGCACAGGTAGAAGCATTGTATCCTACTGCTTTCAGCTATTCGCTGGTTCTGGATAACGAACAAAAGGAGCGCACCGGTTTCACTGTTTATGTACGGCAATTAAGCTATTCTTACCACATCATGCATCAGCTGATCTTTGATGCCAACTCCGGCAGGCTGCTCAGGAATTACAATTACAGGGAAAAAAACCTGGGTGAAAAAGCGATTGACGCTAACTATGACGTACATGTGGGCGCTATTCTGGGGCTGCCCACAAAAATACTTGCGTTTATTGTAAGCAGCATTTGTGCATCACTGCCCGTTACCGGTTTTTTGATCTGGTACGGCCGAAGAAGGAAAAAACACCCCCGGGCCACTGTTTCTAAGGCTACCTGA
- the pdxH gene encoding pyridoxamine 5'-phosphate oxidase, whose amino-acid sequence MHQNIADIRINYYQKSLSETDVASEPIAQFNNWWQEALNSQLSEVNAMTLATANANGLPDARIVLLKGVTEKGFVFFTNYESAKGKELEQNPRACLVFFWKELERQVRVTGSVSKVPKKESENYFYSRPVGSQIGAVVSPQSSVIPDRTFLDARTLEFTKRAEAGEKIIKPEHWGGFLVSPVRIEFWQGRPNRLHDRLLYTLQDNGTWKIERLAP is encoded by the coding sequence ATGCATCAGAATATCGCCGATATCCGTATCAATTATTATCAAAAAAGCCTGTCCGAAACAGATGTGGCTTCAGAGCCCATTGCACAGTTCAATAACTGGTGGCAGGAAGCGCTGAACAGCCAGCTTTCGGAAGTGAACGCCATGACCTTGGCCACAGCCAATGCAAACGGCCTGCCGGACGCACGCATTGTATTGCTGAAAGGCGTTACAGAAAAAGGATTTGTATTCTTTACCAACTATGAAAGTGCCAAGGGAAAAGAGCTGGAGCAGAACCCCCGTGCCTGTCTGGTATTTTTTTGGAAAGAACTGGAACGTCAGGTACGCGTTACCGGCTCTGTGTCAAAAGTTCCAAAAAAAGAAAGCGAAAATTACTTTTACTCAAGGCCTGTTGGCAGCCAGATCGGCGCAGTGGTATCACCGCAAAGCTCGGTTATTCCGGATCGTACATTCCTTGATGCACGCACCCTGGAGTTCACAAAACGTGCGGAGGCAGGGGAAAAGATCATAAAACCGGAACATTGGGGCGGGTTTCTGGTATCACCTGTACGTATAGAGTTCTGGCAGGGAAGGCCTAACCGTTTGCATGACCGCCTGCTTTACACGTTACAGGATAATGGTACCTGGAAAATTGAGCGACTGGCCCCATGA
- the pyrH gene encoding UMP kinase — protein sequence MHKYKRILLKLSGESLMGDKNFGMDSDVISQYAKEIKSVTDLGIEVALVIGGGNIYRGMNEAETGIERAHGDYMGMLATVINGMALQAGLEKVGLFTRLQSAIKMEQIAEPYIRRRAIRHLEKGRIVIFGAGTGNPYFTTDTAGSLRAIEINADVILKGTRVDGVYTADPEKDSTATKYDEVTYQECLTKNLRIMDMTAFTLCMENSLPIIVFDMNREGNLKRLVEGEKVGTLIH from the coding sequence ATGCATAAATACAAAAGGATCTTACTAAAACTTTCCGGAGAATCTTTAATGGGGGATAAAAATTTTGGAATGGATTCTGATGTCATCTCCCAGTACGCAAAAGAAATAAAATCCGTTACGGATCTGGGTATTGAAGTAGCGTTGGTAATTGGTGGGGGTAATATTTACCGGGGTATGAATGAGGCAGAAACGGGCATTGAGCGCGCACATGGCGATTATATGGGAATGCTGGCTACGGTTATCAACGGCATGGCCCTGCAGGCCGGATTAGAAAAAGTGGGCTTATTTACCCGCCTGCAAAGCGCTATAAAAATGGAGCAGATTGCAGAACCCTATATCCGGCGCCGTGCGATCCGTCACCTGGAAAAGGGCCGTATTGTTATTTTTGGTGCCGGTACCGGTAATCCCTATTTTACAACAGACACCGCCGGCTCTTTAAGGGCTATTGAAATAAATGCCGATGTTATTTTAAAAGGCACCCGTGTGGATGGGGTTTACACTGCTGATCCTGAAAAAGATTCCACCGCTACAAAATATGATGAGGTCACCTACCAGGAATGCCTTACCAAAAACCTGCGTATTATGGACATGACGGCTTTTACACTTTGCATGGAAAACAGCCTGCCGATTATTGTGTTTGATATGAACAGGGAAGGCAACCTGAAAAGGCTGGTAGAAGGAGAAAAGGTAGGCACATTGATCCATTAA
- a CDS encoding aldo/keto reductase, protein MRNKLGTSDVTVTAVTLGAWAIGGAMWGGNDEADSLAAIKTSIDNGITSIDTAPVYGMGYSEELVGKAIKGYERSSLQLLTKFGMVWDQEKGDFAFERKDNNGVIRRIYRYGGYENAIKEIEASLKRLQTDYIDLIQLHWPDSTTPIRETMEAMQKMLDEGKVKAIGVCNYNSTQLEEAERTVRLASDQVPYSMLKRKIEQDLTPYAQQHNLSIIAYSPMERGLLTGKYNSSYKLHEDDHRNSYFKQFDMNKVAKLTDHLAEMAAGYNATTAQLALAWVFHQPKVAAALAGARNAKQAIENAKAMQLQLSGSDLQQIEKWLAE, encoded by the coding sequence ATGAGAAACAAACTGGGTACCAGTGATGTTACCGTAACGGCGGTAACACTGGGTGCATGGGCTATCGGGGGTGCCATGTGGGGCGGCAATGACGAGGCAGATTCGCTGGCCGCCATAAAAACGTCTATTGATAATGGCATTACTTCCATCGATACGGCTCCTGTTTACGGAATGGGGTATAGCGAGGAACTGGTAGGAAAAGCCATAAAAGGGTATGAACGCAGTTCCCTGCAGCTACTGACGAAATTCGGCATGGTCTGGGATCAGGAAAAAGGTGATTTTGCCTTTGAGCGTAAAGATAATAATGGTGTTATAAGAAGGATTTACCGGTATGGCGGTTATGAAAATGCTATAAAGGAAATAGAGGCCAGTTTAAAACGTCTGCAAACAGATTATATTGACCTGATCCAGCTCCACTGGCCGGACAGTACGACTCCTATCCGGGAAACAATGGAAGCCATGCAGAAAATGCTGGATGAGGGTAAGGTAAAAGCCATTGGCGTTTGCAACTATAACAGCACACAACTGGAAGAGGCTGAAAGAACGGTGCGACTGGCATCTGATCAGGTTCCCTATAGTATGCTTAAAAGGAAAATTGAACAGGATCTAACGCCTTACGCGCAGCAGCATAATCTTTCCATTATTGCTTACAGCCCTATGGAGCGCGGGTTGCTGACGGGTAAATACAACAGTTCCTATAAGCTGCATGAAGATGATCACAGGAACAGCTATTTTAAACAGTTTGATATGAACAAGGTAGCCAAACTGACCGATCACCTTGCCGAAATGGCGGCAGGATATAATGCTACAACAGCGCAACTGGCCCTGGCATGGGTCTTTCACCAGCCAAAGGTTGCTGCCGCATTAGCGGGAGCCCGGAATGCCAAACAGGCTATAGAGAACGCAAAGGCAATGCAGTTACAGTTGTCCGGCTCTGATCTGCAGCAGATTGAAAAATGGCTGGCGGAATAA
- a CDS encoding alpha-L-fucosidase gives MKLSNQKIKKLLLSVAAGITLAAGAQKITPPAPVGPVPSANQLAWHRLEMYAFIHFTTNTFTDKEWGYGDEDPKVFNPTKVDADQWASVLKQTGFKAMILTTKHHDGFALWPSRYTEHSVKNSPWKNGKGDIVKEASDAAAKAGLKFGVYLSPWDRNRADYGTPSYITYYRNQLKELFTGYGPIFEMWFDGANGGDGYYGGKNEKRKINGATYYDWPATLKMVRSIQPNVLFFSDAGPDIRWVGNERGIAGRTNWNTITPDTLYAGKPGIDALLNSGSEDGSRWIPAEVDVSIRPGWFYHASEDGKVKTPQQLFDIYLSSVGRGSNLLLNIPPDRNGAFHAEDVKALLGFRKLLDERLGHNLAKNIKVSTTNTRGNAATYEGAKMVDGNANTYWATDDGVTTAGFEATLPAPQTISYILLQEYIPLGQRVKSFTVEVFENGSWKKAADETTIGYKRILRIDPVKTNKVRVNITDSKAAPVISNFEVY, from the coding sequence ATGAAGTTATCGAATCAAAAAATTAAGAAATTATTGCTGAGCGTAGCTGCAGGCATTACACTGGCTGCCGGGGCACAAAAAATAACACCGCCGGCACCGGTAGGCCCTGTGCCCTCAGCCAATCAGTTGGCCTGGCACCGGTTGGAAATGTACGCATTTATCCATTTTACTACCAATACGTTTACGGATAAGGAATGGGGGTATGGAGATGAGGATCCCAAAGTGTTTAATCCCACAAAGGTGGATGCAGACCAATGGGCTTCCGTACTGAAGCAAACAGGGTTTAAAGCCATGATCCTTACCACCAAGCATCATGATGGGTTTGCGCTGTGGCCCAGCAGGTATACGGAGCATTCTGTTAAGAACAGTCCCTGGAAAAACGGCAAAGGGGATATTGTAAAAGAAGCCAGCGATGCCGCAGCAAAAGCAGGACTGAAATTTGGCGTTTATTTGTCGCCCTGGGACCGTAACCGGGCTGACTACGGAACGCCTTCCTATATTACCTACTACCGCAACCAGTTAAAAGAGCTGTTTACGGGTTACGGCCCCATTTTTGAAATGTGGTTTGATGGCGCCAATGGTGGTGACGGTTATTACGGGGGTAAAAATGAAAAGCGAAAGATCAATGGAGCCACCTATTACGACTGGCCGGCCACATTGAAGATGGTACGAAGCATACAACCCAATGTATTGTTCTTTAGTGATGCCGGTCCGGATATCCGCTGGGTAGGTAATGAACGGGGTATTGCCGGCCGGACGAACTGGAATACGATTACACCCGATACTTTGTACGCAGGGAAACCGGGAATTGATGCGCTGCTCAACAGTGGCTCAGAAGATGGTTCCCGTTGGATCCCGGCAGAAGTGGATGTATCCATACGGCCGGGCTGGTTTTATCATGCTTCTGAAGATGGAAAAGTAAAAACCCCGCAGCAGCTGTTTGATATTTATCTTTCTTCTGTAGGGCGTGGCTCTAACCTGCTGCTGAATATTCCGCCCGACAGGAATGGTGCATTTCATGCGGAGGATGTAAAAGCGCTCCTTGGGTTCAGAAAGTTACTGGATGAACGGCTGGGCCATAATCTTGCAAAAAATATAAAGGTAAGCACCACAAACACAAGAGGAAATGCAGCAACCTATGAAGGAGCAAAAATGGTTGACGGCAATGCCAATACCTATTGGGCTACGGATGACGGTGTTACCACAGCGGGTTTTGAAGCAACGCTGCCCGCGCCGCAAACAATCAGCTATATATTGCTGCAGGAATACATTCCACTGGGTCAGCGGGTAAAAAGCTTTACCGTTGAAGTTTTTGAAAATGGCAGCTGGAAAAAAGCGGCTGATGAAACAACGATCGGGTATAAGCGCATTTTAAGAATTGATCCGGTAAAGACCAATAAAGTACGCGTGAACATTACGGATTCCAAAGCGGCACCGGTGATCTCAAATTTTGAAGTGTATTAG